CCCGTCCCAAAGCCCTGCTTTGCCGGCAGGGTTGGACGCAGGGCGGCTGCCCCAGATATCCCCGGGGAGAGGTGGGAGATTGACGCTGAGAGGCCATCCCTTGGCACAGACCCCTTGGCATCGCTGCTCGGTCCCATCCTGCCCTTAGTACGGAGGCACCTGGAGCCCAGCACCAGGCCAGCAGGGACCTGTCCCCGTCCCTCGGTGCCTGTCCCATGGCCGTgacaccagcacagccagcgCTGTCCGACAcgaactgcagcagcagcacctccatcGCTCTGCTCAGCACACGCCTGGCTTTGGGGCCAGCCCGGCCCTCAGCAGGGCTGTGACGGGGGCTGCCACGTCCTCTCGTCCAGGTGCCTCTTGCCCCGTTCGGGTGTGACAGGTTTCTCCTCGGGGAAGATGATGGTGGCGTACTCGGTCTGGTCGTCCGGGCAGGTCTCGGGAGGCAGCTGGGTGTGTGGGTCCCACTGAAACTCCAGCACGCCGTAGTCCACGGTGGACACGGACACCACGGGCggcttctcttccttctgcagagAAAGGATGCCCCGTTGGGATCCATGCTCTGCCCAGAAGCACCATTCATTCCCAGCACGAGTCCCTTTGTACAGCAAGTGCCAGAACAAGCATCCCACGAGGGCAAGAATAATGCAGAGGGGTAGGATGTACAGACCTGGGGTGGCATTTGTGCAGGGAAACCAGACCCTGAGCCTTGGGGTCACCTGCAGGCACGTCAGGGTCCCTTTTCCCACCTCTCCACGGGCACCAATGGCACAGGGTGAGCTTGAGGCTGCAAGTGCTCAGCCCAGAGAGGGGAGAGTGAAGGCTGCCCTCAGCTACCTAACGGGCTTGGAGGAAGACAGAGCTGGCCTCCTTCAGGCAATGCCcagcaaaaggaagagagggaacAAGCCAAGCTGCAGCAAGAGTTGGGTATGGAGTGGGAGAGTCTCCCATTATTCACAGCAACACAATTCCCCACCAGATAAAACCTTGCTCTGAGCAAGGCTTGGAGTAGAGAGGCCCCCGTCCTGCCTCAGGCGGTTTTTTGATTTCGCGATGGGGCCGTGCTGCAGGTGCAGCCGTAGCGGTGCCGGAGAGATCGCGCGGTGCCAGGAGGAGATAGGGGAAGCGAGAAGCCCGATAAAGGGAGGCCCCGTGCCCTCCGCTCCCGCACCCGGCGCCGCTCCCCCGCAGCACGGCGGGCTGTCGGAGGCGGAGAACTCACCTCTGCGGTGTTTTCACTCGGTGGTTTCTGCACATCTGCAAAGTAACACATTTGGTTAGGAGGTGCTTGTGTGCCAAGGCAGTCTGAGCGGCTGGGGCTGACCCAGCCTCATCGTGCTGCTGCACCGGGGCTCGCCAGTCCCCTCGTGTCCTTAGGTGCTGCTCCAAGGTGAGGTGCAGAGCCTCAGCACGTGGGCTggagggcgagcagcagccctgagcaCCCTTGTCCCATCAGCACGGAGATGCCTGTCCCACAGGGACACGCCACACTTGAGTTTGGGCATCCAAACCAGCCCGCGTGCACCCCACATATCCATCTGCCCCCAGGTCCCAGCTGGGTTTCCTGAAGGAGCATCACCCCCTGGGTCCCCtggagcacccccagccccttggCACGGCGAGCGGGGTCCCCGAGGTCCCCACCTCCTCTCCTGTAGGTGACGAGGCAGTAGCCGAGGACCACCAGCACGACCacgcagcccagcagcaggacgcCCAGGATCACGGCCTTGATGTGGCTTGGGGGGCTGCTGTCCTCCACGCCAGGCTCCTCGGTGGTGTTTATCTTCTCAGGGGCTGCTGCAAGAGCCGTGACAAAAGCCAGCAGGTCAGGAGCGTAAGATCTCTCTGAATGGCACTAGGGGAGCACAGGGGGTGTCCCCAGAAAGGGCTCGGTTCCAGGCTGGCTGCTACAGCCCCGCCATCCCTCCAGGACCCTCAATTTGGGCTgatgtggggtttttttttggccacGTTCCACTCCTCCTCATTGCGGGTGGTGAGGATGATCCCACTTGGGGTGACAGTGACAGTGTAGGGGCCAGGACACCCACAGGCAGTCTCACAGCAggaccccatccccatccccaaggAGAACACGGTGCCCCCAAGCCTCCCAGACCCCTCCACATCTTGGGGCCAGCTCACGCTGGCAGGAGATGTGTAAGAAGACtaaattttgcagtgttttcccCTATTCTTAAAGAGAATGCCATCAGTAAGTACTCATTCCTCCCCAGAGCATCCCTGGGGACAGAGACCTCCTGCCTCAGGACCAGACCCAGCTGCAAGGTGCTCAGGGAAAGGACAGCCTGCTGTGTCCTGGACCTCAACGGTACGAGTaaagggcagggctgtgctctcCTCACCCACACCAGGTCCTCCCCAGGagggtgctgcctgcctggggccaTACACTTCACCAGGAATGTGGTTTCTCCATCTCTGGGACGCAGCCCCTTGGAGGCACCGCAGCTGAGATGCCACCAGCATGCCCCTGGttcagggagcagggcagagggaggacATCACTCCATAGCTGATGTGCAAAACCCCACAGGGCTCTCACCAAGAACAAGCCCGGGAGTCCCCATCTCCTTGCCATCCACCCCAGTCCCTACCCTCTGGGGTGGCACCGCAGGGTGACACCGACAGCCTGTCCCGTTCAGCTGACCTGTGACCACCAGGTGGGACCGGTTGCTCTCCTCCACTTTGTTGGACTGGAAGAAGGCGATCAGCCCGCAGTAATAGGAGCCCGAGTCATTCTGGTGGAGGTTCAGGATCTCAATCTTGAAGACAGAAGCGTGGTTGGAGAGCAGGTACTTCTCCGTCTTTGTCTGGGGGATGCTCCGGCTGATCTGAGCAATTTTTTGGGAATTGCTGTGGTTGGTCTCCTTGTACCAGTTGAGGTTGTACTCCAGGCTGGAGTTGTTCTCTATGGAGATGTTGCAGAAGAAGGTGGCTGAGCTGCCTGCGGGGCGAGTTAATATGGCTGGGGAGGAGGTCACTGTTGGGGAGAGAAGAAGCAAGGAAATGACACGGTGACAGCAGGTAGCAGGAGCAGCCATGCCCCTCGTGGGATCCTGGGCTGCAGAAAGGGTGAGagccccctgcagctcccatcCCGCACGGAGGTGATGGGCTCCCAAGCCCCTCGTGCTCCTGCCTCGTGTGCCAGAGTCCCCGCACACTTCTCAGCTGTCCCACCCTCAGCTCCTGAAGGCCCTTAAGGAGATTTGTAAAAATCTGCTCGCACGCCAGCCCTGTGACCTGCGCCAAGTGGGCTCAGCAGAGCCCCCTACAATGAACCCACAGGAGCTTTTGCAAAAAACAGACTTCAGGGAGGGGGAGGAATATTATTACTGCTATTAAATCCATGCTCGGTGTTAACGTTGGGTTTCACCCTTCCTCTAGCTGGTGTCGCCTCCAAAAGCGAGCAGAGGGACTGGATCCCTGTTTGGGGCACCTCATTTCTGCCCACCCagtcccagcagggctgcaggcatgGGCCAGGCACCTTCTACCACCTCCTGAGAAaagccagggctgcagagcccaagCAGTGCCCTCTTGTCCCCTAGCAAGCCCCTAATTAGCAAGAATTAGCAATATTAATCCTGCCCATCAGACTCTCTGCCTGCCTCTCACTTTGGCTGCTTGAGCCACTGGAACGGGTGATGTCCTGGCAAGGACAAGCAGACCCAGCAGGAAGAGGTGGCTGCTGTGCTATATTGGGTTCAGagcaataaaaagcagaaaagaaaattaaaaaacaaacaaaaaaaaaatgtaggttttCTGACTACACGTGATCCAAACCATCGGTGAAGTTTAACTTcccatttttcagaaatcagcACTGACACCAGCCCCTAGACTCGGAAGCAGGATCAGAAAAGTGCCCTCTCCCTTCAGCATTGGCCTGAGGCTGGTACAAGCAGGCTCACCAAGCAGAGAAGGAACCGGGACAGTTCCTTGATTACAGGATGAGCTAGAAAAcagggtttaaaaaaatgagaaacgATACCAGACAGGAGGATGGAGAGAGggaactgctccagctcccggCGGGCAGCGTTTGCTGTGGCAGTGCCTATGCCGAGAGTTTTAATTTTCGCAGTATTCTTAGTTTCTTGTGTTTAACAGGAAATATTCAGcaggctcagggctgtgctTCCTACCGAGCGCCACTCTCAGCAATGAATGAAGTGCTCGGAGGATGTCCCGAGCAGTCCCTGGTTTTACAGGTGTCCCTGCCTCCTCCCGGCACCAGCTGCCATCGGTGCCTGGGGAGGGTCCCACGAGGGGCTTCCAGCCCCGTGTTCACCACCGGGACAGAAAACAACCGATGCCACCAAAGCGGGGACCTGGCCTCACCAGGACTCTTCCTTACCCTGCCCAGACTCCCCCATTCACTCTCCACCTGCCTTTCTCTCCCAAAATTTCACgccaaacaaaaccagaggCAGAAGCCTGGCTCGGTGAGGATGAAGCCCACCCCAGGAGGCGAAGCACGGGGGCATGAAACCCAGAGCAGGAAACCTGACAAACCCAAACCTCCAACACCAAACCCCAACCGTGGTCGGCACGCACGCAGCCAGGCTCACACCCCACCAGCACCACGACCTCAGCACCTGGCCCTTTTCTCCATCCTTTCACCCCATTCCTCCGCTGAGCGCCCCCCATTCCCCTTGCCCCTTCCGTACCCCAAACCTTTGGGTTTTCCACCTACCCCGGTGGCAGCCGGCCAGcgcggggctgcagcacagcagcaggacgaAGAGGCCGGCCAGGGCCATGTCCACGTTGCCCGGTGTGGTCCTCGAGGTGCCGGGAGCCATGGCGAGGCAGCGGGCCCCCTGCCCGTGCCGCGTGCCCCGTGCCGTGCCGCGCAGCCCCGGCTCTCGCCGCGCTTCCTTCCCCACGGCGCTGTCTCGTCCTCCGCCACACGCGGCAGGGGTTGGGGTGGAAATGAAACGTGCCCATCTCAGCCCCGCAGGGAAACCCGGGCTGCCTCCCGCCCCCGGCTTCCTCCTCACCGAGGCAGGGAACAGCTGAGCTGTGGCCtggccccttcccctccccgtgCGCTCCCCCCGCGGGCCCCATAGCATGGCCCCAGCCCCAAGGATGGCCCACGGGTGGCAGGGAAGGGGTGTCTGGGTCTCctgggcacccatgggtgctgggtgctgatactgggaggggatggggagaggagggaggaggagaggagaaggtgaAAATCAGAGGggggaaatgagaaaatgacaagaaggagaaaaggagaaaaaggagcaaagggagaaggagcaaaggaaaagaaggagaaaggggcaAAGGAAgacaaggaggaggagaaagtggagaagaaaaaggagaaagaggagaaaggagaaggaggaggaggaggagggggagaaggagaaagtgagaaggaggtggaggagaaggagaaggagaaggagaaggagaaggagaaggagaaggagaaggagaaggagaaggagaaggagaaggagaaggagaaggagaaggagaaggagaaggagaaggagaaggagaaggagaaggagaaggagaaggacaCTTTGCCTCCTTGGGCCCGTTTCTAGCGAAGCAAAGAATTTACAGGGGGCAGGTGCGCAAGGTTTGGGTACAGATATCGGGGTGATATTTTCTGCAGActtctttaatttctctgcCAGCGATGCTTCCCGCTCGCCCTGCTGACTAATATTCACGTCGCAAATAAGCAGCGGTGAAACCGCACTGTTCACTGGCTCCTCCTGCTTCTACCGAGCCCAGCCGTGATGCGGTGGCAATTTTGGAAAGTGTCTGGGGAAAATTAATAACTGGGGCAAAGGATGCTATTCTTATGATGATTTAATAATTTTCCAGGCTCTCAGAAACTAAGCGGCGGGGCTGAGGCTCACTCACATCTCACTTTCAGACCCAAGAGCAGCCTGGGAGGAGGCTGAGCCCCCAACTAGACCCTCCTGGATCTCCCCTCAGGCCTCCGCCTGGTGCTGTAGCTTCACACCTTGGTCCTCAGCTTTTACCATTGCATGGTCCAAAGAGAGAGCCCAGGGGCTGTCCCGTCCTTGTCACCTCCCAAGGCCACCACGCAGCCCGGCATGGTGACAGGGGAGCGCTCTTCAGCATGTACAGCAGCGCTGGTGGATTTGAGATGGTTATTGCCTCATCCTGtgttcccattaaaaaaaaaaacaacaacaacaaacaaaccaaccaaccaacaaaaaaaaaaaaaaaaaaaaaaaaaaaaaaacactaaagaaaCTAAAACGAACTCTGGGAAACGGCTCAGAGCAAGGCAGATTTTCCCCCTCGGTGCTCTGTGTCCCCACACCACAGCATCACTGTGCCACCCCAGTTCCCTTTGGagaccccccagccccatctctgCGGGCCCAGGGCTCTCAccgcctgccctgcagccccaaaaAAGCCTCAAGGCAGTCCTGACGATATGTTTGGGTGGAAGATGTGACGGGTATcgctgcagaggctgcagctcaCCGAGGGAAGGATCGGCAGGAAAAACTGGCTCACACCCCTGCACGGCTGGCACGGGGCTGATTAAAATCATAGCGCGGTTGCTCAAACTTTCCAACACACGCTCTAAACAAGGCGTCAGGGGGTTGCTGCTCAGTGGGGCGGGGAAGGCGGCTGTGTCCACTAGAAAACAACGAGGGGGAAATGCAAGGAGTAAGGCAACATTTCGTGATACTCAGGTTCCCTCTGGGTCTGGCAGAAGCTCTCCACAGCACACCGTGAGCGAGGCGGTGggtcccagcagagcaggaagggcagggaaaTGCCCACTGCTTGGAATCAAAAATTCCTATgggaaaacacatttcacagtGCCAGACACCCCTtagttttgctgtttgcttccTGCTGCCTTAGACTCTTCTCCTCATCACCAGCTCAGTGGCTGCGTTTGAGTGCCAAAGCTCAGGGGCAGAATGCGGCCCCGCCACTTGGTCACAAAGCAcaggggaggctgcagagctgggcacgCAGCAGAAACCACGAGCCCGGAGCTGTCCAACCGAGCACCAGCAGAAAGCACACaaaagggtgattttttttttttaaaaaaaggccaAGATCTGCCTTGCTACAACAAAGTGGCTACAGGGGAAGCAAGATGTGCAGCTGTGCAGGGACCTTGCAGGTACCCCAGGTGCTGGCATCGCGGGGGGAGCCTGGCCCCAGCAAGGGGCCCAACTAAGATAAGACAAGGACAGGGCAGACAGGTAGGGGGAGTTGGATGCCAGGGCAGGAAAAGCAGTGCTCAAGCTCTACAAGATCCtttgatgctttaaaaaaaaaaaaaaaattctccatcTCTGAGCTGGAACAGCACGTGGTGCAATCCTTCACTGGCATTCTTCACCCTGCCAAGGCCAGCACACCCCAAACGGCTCAAAGGGCCTAAGGTCAGTCCCGAAACAGCTTGAAATCACCTGGGGTATTTATTTAAGGAGCACTGAAAATGTGGAAGAGGAACAAGAAATCAATGTTCAGGCACCTGGTATGCAGTCTGCTGAGGCCCCAACCTGGATGCCCACAACGCCTTGGGAAAACAAAGACTCCCAAAATGAGCAGGACCATGAAACCAACCATGAACAGATGCTGAGGAAGATCAGCCCGCAGATTTATCAcgtccccacacacacacagcttcttAATTGAATTTGCATCTGTGGCTCTGATCCAGGCAGCAGGCGGCAATagatgggcagcagcaggaaatggTTAATGGTGtttgcaaataaatgcaaagcaagCCCGCTGCCTTTCAGATACTTCTCGGAAATTAAGAAGGCCCGTGCAGATGATTTGCATGAGCTCCGCCTGACCCTGCGGGAAAGTGAGGTGGCTCCAACCCACGCAGCCCAGCGGTGCCTCGGGCTGAGCAAGTGCTGGGTGCGAAGAGAGGGAATGGCGGCACTGAGGGGCTCCTACAGAGAGCAGAAACCTGCATGGCCCTGGTATGGGGATGGGAAAAGCTCCTGAGCTGCTGACCAAGGTGCTCCCgtgcccagggctctgctggatCATCTCAGAGAGTGATGCTGCTGAAGCACTGAGCCCATGGGCATCAGCAACTGCTGCACCTTGGGTCTCAGCAACCCGCATGTGGTCAGGGGAGGCTCGGCGCAGGAGCTGGTGTGAGCCTGGCTGTGTCAGAGCTCACAGCCGCCGCAGGAAGGGGCTCCGGGAGAGCAGCCCGTGCCCGCGGGGTGGCCAGCCTGCGCCCGTTTGTCAGCCGGGGGTGGTttcctgctcccccagccccgcgccgcgcTCCACCCCGCAGCCAGCTGCGCTTTTGGTGCCGTTTCTATTCTAGCCCAGGCGCCGAGTTCTCAACGGTGTCACCCAGCCGTACGTAGGAAACGCAATCGGAGAGATTGCCGCAGCGAGATAAGCGGCAGAGGAAGCAGGATGTCAGCTCCTCAGCGAGGCACCAGCCGCGAGCCGTTACCAACAGCGCGGGACGGGGAgcgggcagggggagcagcacagctctgtgatGACGGTGTGgaattacaaaatgtttttttttattattattatttttaggacCCCAGGGTGCAAaccccacagcagggcagcGCAGGAGGGCGCATGGCACCCAGGGCAGCGAGCAGGGACCCGGCTGCACCGTGCAGCAGCTCCATCCCCGAGCCCTGAGGGTGCGCTGGGGGCTATAGGggcaccccgggggggggctcagcagcacccatgggtgcggGCAGGGACCCCACGGCCCCAGCGCGCCACGTGCCGCGCTTGGCGCGAAAACGGGGCGTGGCGCCGTGACGTCAGCAACGCGGAAGGCGGCAACGCGGAAGTAGCGAGGCGGAAGTGCCCGcggttgccatggtaaccgaGGCCGGCCATGGGCGAGCTGGGCCCAGAGGGCTCCGGGGATGCCCACGGGCTGCGGCCCGGCCTGCGGCCGAGGTGAGGGGGAGCCGGGGCTTCCCCCTGGccgtgtttttatttttagcaggtTTAGGAGCTAGCTCCCTTCGAGCTAAGCTCTTTTCTCTACAGCTCTTCATTTTGTCTTACTTTTTAATGGGAAAGCTGAGTTTGcctgggtgtgtgtgtgtgtttctgtacaTAACATAAATATCCTGAgccttttcttgctgcttttttttcccctgatagGTTTAAGTCGTCCACGGTGAAGGAATGCATCCATGCGATACTGAAGGAGAAGCTGGCCGATGCTCAGTACGTCCCAGAAGAAGTGCCTCAGCTCACAAAGTCGTTATCAGAGATAATAAAAGATAGGCTGAAAGGTAAGGAGGTGTGCGGGGaaagctgcttcttttctcactttaaaCTTAACTTCTCTAACTTTAAAATGTGTCCTCTTCCTTTCATAAAtcccctctttcctcctttATTCTTAAAGCCTGTTCCTTCACTGTCAAATGACTGAAGTCTGCTGTTGTTATCTGCATAAATATGTGCCTCACCTGTGGAAGCAGAAACCTAATTCAAGCaagcagctttgttttaatatgGGCTGGTTGGTGTGGGATGTCAGCCTTGCAGGGCTGTAGGGGAAAGAAGCTTCATTAGAGAGAAGGAGGAACGATTGCCTCTTGCTTCAACAAGCAAGTGttcctccttttttgtttgttttttgtgtccCTGAGATGGGAACAAGGCCAGGTGGGAGCAGTGAAGGGTGAGTTAGGAGCACTGTCGGTCAGGGAGGGATGTGAATACAGCACTGGAAGagtggtggtgctgctgcacaAGATACCCTCCAACGTTTTTGAGTGCAAGATCCAGCAGGTGTTTCCTGTGCTCAGAGCTGGAAAAAGTAGGTAGGTGTGAGTTGGTGTGGTcacttcttttccctcttttccttggGACAGGCTGGTGCTCCATCTGCTGGGCTGACGAGCAGTGGCTGTGCAGAAATGCCATCACCCTCAGCAGGAGCCATGGGTTTATGCTTCCCCCAGAGTTACACATctgctttaaaagcagcagcagctgtcgTCCCAGCACATGTTGATGCCAAGCTAATATGCACAGGGCTTGACTTCAGCAATCTGTAAGCACCCTCGCAGTAGCCTGAAGCAAGACTGGCCCAGTGTGGCCGTTGTATTGGCTGACATCTCCGATAAGCATTGACACAGTGGGTGTTACCAGGCCCAGCATGTAATGTTCAATCTTTCAGCGGAAACAGGCACTAGAGCCTTCCTTTATGTTGCTCTATTGAAGATAAAGGCATTaggattaatattttatttaaaacatggTTGTTCTGGTTTGAATTCTGGAATCTTGTCATGGCCTGATTGGATCTGACCTCTGCCCCAAAGATATCTCTTTACTGTTGTGAAACAATCATATTTTTGCAGACACAAACTTAGACCTGCCTAAGCTTTTTTTGTGACCTTTTATCTCAGCTcagaagcaaaggaaacaaCTACGTGGCAGAAAAATCTCTAAAATACCTTTGCATcagaacagctttaaaataaaccaatttTATTAAACTGGCTTTTGCCCTACCAGCAGCCTTATTTACATTCTCACCATGTGTTCAGTTCTTAAACGCTGTAGAACTGGAATGCTTACATAGAAGAGGGCTGTTTGGGGATATCTTATGATTTAGATGCATCTTTTGATAGATACCAAATACCCTGCTCATCCTTTGAGTAAAATGAGGCTGTGGTAGTCCATATCTAGGAGAGTGAAGTGATGAGACAGTTGGTCTGCTCTGCCTATTGCATGTACTTTTAATTTGTACAGGACACTGCTTTGTAACTAGAAATCTTGCTCTCAGTGTGTCCTGTTCTGGGCTCATATCTTAAACAAATACAGAGTTTGAAAttgctcttgctttcttttgtttttcttttcccagaggAGGGATTTGACAGGTACAAAATGGTGGTGCAGGTTGTGATCggagagcagagaggagaaggagTGAAGtaagttttgcattttctaattgtatttctatgatttttgtttcatctttttccatTCTCCTTCGGGAGCTCCTTCCAACTTCTCCATATTCTAAGATATTTCTGCCTGTACTAAAAtgtaaagcattttctttcctcttaagCAGCAAGTGCAGGCTTGGACTGTGGCTGATTGAATTACTAGTCAGTTGACTGATGATAATTGGCTGTGTGATGGGTATTAACaggctgaaatgctgaaaagcatTTGTGAGGTGTGTTGcagaaaagattttatattGTACTCACGATGAACTGAAGCATACATCCAGTCTATTCTcagggccctgctggagcacaaGAGCCATGGTAACTCACTTGTGCCTAAAGCCTGATTTCCATAAGtacttcatttgcatttaatcCCCccaaataagtatttttcagtAGTTCAAATTCCTGTAATCCTCCTGCAATACTGTTATGGGAATCTAGcccaggctgggggtgctgagcacTTGGAAATCTAGCTCCCAATGCCTGCAGTCAGACAAAAGaattcctctctgctgctgtggtgggcTGTAGCTTTCTGTTACTGCTGGGTAAggagaagacaaaaaggaaCAGCCCACAAGGTTTATGTGCCTTATACACAAGGCTTCACGTTATTATTGTGCTTGGTATTGCAGCAGAAGATCAGTGAAGCAAATAGGAATCCTGTCAGTTGAGACTGCGTGGGGAAGGTAGTGAGCTGGGCATttgcaggagagaaaagagtGTCAGTGACATTAAACAAGGCAGCGCTGAGGTCTCATCCAGAATATCCTCTGACAGTCTAGTTGCTTGTCTTCAAAGTAAAGCAGATGCAGAAAAAGTCTGCCAGAATTCTCAGGGAACAGGCAGTGTAGATATGAAAGGGCTATAAGAGTTCAGCTTGGTTCTAGTAATGTGAAGGCTGCCAAGGAATACGATAGCTCCCTATAAATAAACGGGTAGTATGCATCAGGAGGGCACGGGAGGTGAAGGATGAGAACAAATCAGCTAAATTAGCCACTGATATGCATACAGCAGAAGTCAGAAGGCTCTTAAGCACGAAAGCAAGGAGGCTGCAAGCCCTGCTGCACAGTGTAGCTGGCAGAATTGATAGTTGAGGAGTTTCAAGATGCATCTTGATCAACA
The DNA window shown above is from Aythya fuligula isolate bAytFul2 chromosome 9, bAytFul2.pri, whole genome shotgun sequence and carries:
- the PDCD1 gene encoding programmed cell death protein 1 is translated as MAPGTSRTTPGNVDMALAGLFVLLLCCSPALAGCHRVTSSPAILTRPAGSSATFFCNISIENNSSLEYNLNWYKETNHSNSQKIAQISRSIPQTKTEKYLLSNHASVFKIEILNLHQNDSGSYYCGLIAFFQSNKVEESNRSHLVVTAAPEKINTTEEPGVEDSSPPSHIKAVILGVLLLGCVVVLVVLGYCLVTYRRGDVQKPPSENTAEKEEKPPVVSVSTVDYGVLEFQWDPHTQLPPETCPDDQTEYATIIFPEEKPVTPERGKRHLDERTWQPPSQPC
- the TCTEX1D2 gene encoding tctex1 domain-containing protein 2, which encodes MGELGPEGSGDAHGLRPGLRPRFKSSTVKECIHAILKEKLADAQYVPEEVPQLTKSLSEIIKDRLKEEGFDRYKMVVQVVIGEQRGEGVNMAARCFWDADTDSYAHDVFVNDSLFCVVAAFGCFYY